A single Candidatus Eisenbacteria bacterium DNA region contains:
- the plsY gene encoding glycerol-3-phosphate 1-O-acyltransferase PlsY, with amino-acid sequence MPLLVTSTLIGFLLGGLPSGLWIGRARGVDLRTAGSRNVGATNAYRVLGARWGILVFALDAAKGFLAALIPVLLVRAAGGDASPDTLLVAKIAGGMAAIVGHVFSPWLGFRGGRGVAASLGVFLAIAPTPTLLALGLWILLVLLTRRVSVGSIGAALAYPFLVLLLLRGDPHRVLLSVIAAVVALLVIVRHKANIERLLSGTEPPILDRKQGRVS; translated from the coding sequence ATACCACTCCTCGTGACCTCCACTCTGATCGGGTTTCTCCTCGGCGGCCTTCCGTCCGGCCTCTGGATCGGTCGCGCCCGCGGCGTCGACCTGCGAACGGCGGGCAGCCGGAATGTCGGAGCGACCAACGCGTACCGCGTTCTCGGGGCCCGCTGGGGAATCCTCGTGTTCGCGCTCGACGCGGCGAAGGGCTTCCTCGCGGCGCTGATTCCGGTCCTCCTGGTCCGCGCCGCGGGCGGGGATGCCTCGCCGGATACGCTCCTCGTGGCGAAGATCGCGGGCGGCATGGCGGCGATCGTGGGGCACGTGTTTTCCCCCTGGCTCGGCTTCCGGGGCGGGCGCGGTGTCGCGGCGAGCCTCGGCGTCTTTCTCGCGATCGCTCCCACCCCCACGCTCCTCGCCCTCGGGCTCTGGATCCTGCTCGTGCTCCTTACGCGTAGGGTTTCGGTGGGCTCGATCGGCGCCGCGCTCGCGTATCCGTTCCTCGTCCTGCTCCTTCTCCGGGGCGACCCCCACCGCGTGCTGCTCAGCGTGATCGCGGCGGTGGTGGCGCTCCTCGTAATCGTGCGCCACAAGGCCAATATCGAGCGGCTCCTCTCGGGAACCGAGCCGCCAATCTTGGATAGGAAGCAGGGGAGGGTCTCGTG
- the der gene encoding ribosome biogenesis GTPase Der, producing MLPIVAVVGRPNVGKSTLFNRILGQRQAIVDELPGLTRDRHYAEATWNGRTFLLVDTGGIDPLSAQPIQRQIMRQTEYAIDEADLTLLVLDWKEGVTPLDLEVADRIRKRGRPAVLVVNKVDTSRPQAELAEYYALGLGDPVPVSALHGRMSGDLLDLITSALPGAEPAALDPDAVRIAVVGRPNVGKSSLVNRLVGQERMVVDEAPGTTRDAVDTTIRHGSRTYVLVDTAGMRRESKVHDPVEFYGITRALRAISRADIVVLVVDVSREPAKQEARLASLAEERTKAIVVVFNKWDLVSDPSATREAIEEEFTRMYPFLEHAPRLYVSAKTGAGVAKILPASERVYREYSRLIPTPELNKAVHDILNRVRPPATPAGKHLKFYYAAQTSTKPPTFALYVNNPRYRIKNYVSYLERGLRERFGFQGIPIVLDWKRSQ from the coding sequence ATGCTGCCGATCGTCGCCGTCGTAGGCCGCCCGAACGTCGGGAAATCCACCCTCTTCAACCGAATTCTGGGTCAGCGCCAGGCCATCGTCGACGAGCTTCCCGGCTTGACGCGGGATCGCCATTACGCCGAGGCGACGTGGAACGGCCGGACGTTTCTGCTCGTGGATACCGGCGGGATCGATCCCCTGAGCGCGCAGCCCATTCAACGTCAGATCATGAGGCAGACGGAATACGCGATCGATGAAGCGGACCTCACCCTCCTCGTGCTGGACTGGAAGGAGGGCGTCACGCCGCTGGACCTCGAGGTTGCCGATCGCATCCGCAAGCGCGGACGGCCGGCGGTGCTCGTCGTGAACAAGGTGGACACCTCCCGGCCCCAGGCGGAGCTGGCCGAGTACTATGCCCTGGGGTTGGGCGATCCGGTTCCCGTCTCGGCGCTCCACGGTCGCATGTCCGGGGACCTCCTCGATCTCATCACCTCGGCCCTGCCGGGAGCGGAGCCCGCGGCGCTCGATCCGGACGCGGTCCGAATCGCCGTGGTGGGCCGTCCCAACGTCGGGAAATCCTCGCTCGTGAATCGGCTCGTGGGCCAGGAGCGGATGGTCGTGGACGAGGCGCCAGGCACCACGCGGGACGCCGTCGACACCACGATCCGGCACGGTTCCCGGACCTATGTGCTCGTCGATACGGCCGGCATGCGGCGCGAATCCAAAGTGCACGATCCCGTCGAGTTTTACGGCATAACCCGCGCGCTGCGCGCGATTTCCAGGGCCGACATCGTGGTCCTGGTGGTGGATGTCTCCCGGGAGCCGGCCAAGCAGGAGGCACGCCTCGCGTCGCTCGCGGAAGAGCGTACGAAAGCGATCGTCGTGGTCTTCAACAAGTGGGATCTCGTCTCGGACCCGTCCGCCACGAGGGAGGCGATCGAGGAGGAATTCACGCGGATGTACCCCTTCCTGGAGCACGCCCCACGCCTCTACGTGTCTGCGAAGACGGGCGCGGGCGTCGCGAAGATTCTCCCCGCCTCCGAACGGGTCTACCGCGAGTACTCTCGATTGATCCCCACGCCCGAGCTCAACAAGGCGGTGCACGACATCCTGAACCGCGTCCGGCCGCCCGCCACGCCGGCCGGAAAGCACCTCAAGTTCTATTACGCGGCGCAGACCTCCACCAAACCGCCCACCTTCGCTTTGTATGTGAACAATCCTCGATATCGGATCAAGAATTATGTAAGTTACCTGGAGCGTGGTTTGAGGGAGCGTTTCGGCTTCCAGGGGATTCCGATCGTGCTCGACTGGAAGCGGAGCCAATAG